One Desulfosalsimonas propionicica DNA window includes the following coding sequences:
- a CDS encoding ribonuclease HI, with amino-acid sequence MTKNAVPGWRRMRFKKNKVWVETDDQGRPAIEKKRVRIKYQLDQPHEYRVNPDHLSELENGPQQTNSAKKRTKPKPANLDEQEDTTAHPENAVIIHTDGASSGNPGPAGIGAVLRYKGEKREISQYIGHATNNIAELEAVRTALAALKRRDLPVRVHTDSSYVHGLLVKNWKARQNPELVRALRELAGQFSDLKIIKVRGHSGVADNEQADHLATSAIDKKDAGN; translated from the coding sequence ATGACAAAAAATGCCGTACCCGGCTGGCGGCGCATGCGCTTTAAAAAAAACAAGGTCTGGGTGGAAACAGACGATCAGGGCCGACCCGCCATTGAAAAAAAGCGGGTCCGAATCAAGTATCAGCTTGACCAGCCCCATGAATACCGGGTCAATCCCGATCATCTGTCAGAACTGGAAAATGGGCCCCAGCAAACCAACTCCGCCAAAAAGCGCACAAAACCAAAACCAGCAAACCTTGATGAACAAGAAGACACCACCGCCCACCCCGAAAATGCCGTTATAATCCACACCGACGGAGCATCTTCCGGCAATCCGGGACCGGCGGGCATCGGAGCGGTGCTTCGCTATAAGGGAGAAAAAAGGGAAATCTCACAATATATCGGCCATGCCACCAACAATATCGCCGAACTCGAAGCGGTGCGCACCGCACTTGCCGCACTCAAGCGCAGGGACCTGCCTGTGCGGGTCCACACTGACAGCAGTTATGTGCATGGACTTTTGGTCAAAAACTGGAAGGCGCGGCAGAATCCGGAGTTGGTTCGGGCGCTGAGGGAGTTGGCAGGCCAATTTTCAGACCTTAAAATCATCAAGGTGCGCGGGCACAGCGGAGTTGCAGACAATGAACAGGCCGATCATCTGGCCACATCTGCCATTGACAAAAAAGACGCAGGCAATTGA
- the rplI gene encoding 50S ribosomal protein L9: MKVILKETIESLGIIGSEADVKAGYARNYLIPQGKAVQATKENRKKMEQERAKIELQLAKERKLAEEMAARLEGITVQIPAKVADEDRLYGSVAVRDIAEALEQKGIEVEKRSILLADPIKTLGTYQVPVRVYRDVEPEITVEVVPES, translated from the coding sequence ATGAAAGTCATATTAAAAGAAACCATCGAATCTCTGGGCATTATCGGCTCAGAGGCGGATGTAAAAGCCGGCTATGCCCGCAACTATCTGATTCCCCAGGGCAAGGCTGTGCAGGCCACCAAAGAAAACCGCAAAAAAATGGAGCAGGAGCGGGCCAAAATCGAGCTTCAGCTTGCCAAGGAACGCAAGCTTGCTGAGGAAATGGCCGCCCGCCTTGAAGGCATCACCGTTCAAATTCCGGCCAAGGTGGCGGATGAAGACCGCCTGTACGGATCGGTTGCCGTGCGCGACATTGCCGAAGCCCTGGAGCAAAAAGGAATTGAAGTGGAAAAACGCTCCATCCTCCTGGCCGACCCCATCAAAACCCTGGGTACCTACCAGGTCCCGGTGCGCGTCTACCGGGATGTTGAACCGGAAATCACCGTGGAGGTCGTGCCCGAATCCTGA
- a CDS encoding exo-beta-N-acetylmuramidase NamZ family protein — protein sequence MTTVITGLKHLTRMQPSGLAEKRLGLLCNPASVDDRFRHARHVISRLFPGRLAALFSPQHGFFAEKQDNMVESSDFFDKELKIPVYSLYGATRIPTAEMMDGIDVLIVDLQDAGTRVYTFFTTLSYCMEEAARQQKAVVILDRPNPVGGLQVEGNCLEPGYASFVGRYPIPMRHGLTIGEYARLINAECHIGCDLRVIAMKGWKRHMYFADTGLAWIPPSPNLPTPASAMVYPGQVVWEGTNVSEGRGTTQPFELFGAPWMDTNALKNALGENPFSGAVLRPAMFEPTSGKWAGRSCQGFQIHVTDRQKYLPYQSSLALTGAVRKLFGNEFAWKMPPYEYEWEKLPFDLITGDAQIRVQLEAGVDAAEMARHWQPQTEAYQQQIRPYLLYE from the coding sequence ATGACGACCGTTATCACGGGCCTCAAACACCTGACCCGAATGCAGCCTTCGGGCCTGGCGGAAAAACGCCTGGGCCTGCTGTGCAACCCGGCCTCCGTGGACGACCGTTTCCGCCATGCCCGCCATGTTATTTCCCGGCTCTTTCCGGGACGGCTCGCTGCTCTGTTTTCCCCCCAGCACGGATTTTTTGCGGAAAAGCAGGACAATATGGTGGAATCGTCGGATTTTTTCGACAAGGAACTCAAAATCCCGGTATACAGCCTCTACGGGGCCACCCGCATTCCCACTGCCGAAATGATGGACGGCATTGACGTTTTGATCGTGGACCTCCAGGACGCCGGAACCCGGGTTTACACCTTTTTCACCACGCTTTCTTATTGCATGGAGGAGGCCGCAAGACAGCAAAAGGCGGTGGTGATCCTGGACCGGCCCAATCCTGTCGGCGGGCTGCAGGTGGAGGGAAACTGCCTTGAGCCCGGTTACGCGTCGTTTGTGGGTCGCTACCCCATCCCCATGCGCCACGGCCTGACCATCGGCGAATACGCGCGGCTGATTAACGCGGAATGTCATATTGGATGCGATCTGCGCGTGATTGCCATGAAGGGGTGGAAACGGCACATGTATTTTGCAGACACGGGTCTTGCCTGGATACCGCCGTCGCCCAACCTGCCCACGCCGGCATCGGCAATGGTCTATCCCGGCCAGGTGGTGTGGGAGGGAACCAATGTGTCCGAGGGCCGCGGCACGACCCAGCCGTTTGAACTTTTTGGCGCCCCATGGATGGATACCAATGCCCTGAAAAACGCCCTGGGAGAAAACCCTTTCTCAGGCGCAGTGCTTCGGCCTGCGATGTTTGAGCCCACCTCGGGAAAATGGGCCGGAAGATCCTGCCAAGGATTTCAAATCCACGTCACTGACCGGCAAAAATACCTGCCCTACCAGAGCAGTCTGGCCCTGACCGGTGCGGTCCGGAAACTTTTCGGCAATGAATTTGCCTGGAAAATGCCGCCTTATGAATATGAATGGGAAAAACTGCCATTTGACCTGATCACCGGTGACGCACAAATCCGTGTTCAACTGGAAGCCGGTGTTGATGCCGCTGAAATGGCAAGACACTGGCAGCCGCAGACAGAAGCCTACCAGCAGCAGATACGGCCGTATCTGCTCTATGAATAG
- a CDS encoding FAD-binding oxidoreductase — protein MSYAYDATRNEHLPEAVAFPKDSGQVAEILKLATAHGFAVTPRGAGSGMSGGAIAARQGLVLVMTRFNRIVRIDADNFIGVVQPGVVTGEFQRAVAGHGLFYPPDPSSADFSTLGGNLAECAGGPRAVKYGVTRDYVLGLEVVLPTGEIIKTGVQTVKGVVGYDLTRLIVGSEGTLGVITEMTLRLRTQPQTVETLSAGFVKMADAARAVAAILQSGIVPRALEYMDKNAIFCVKNYLEGGVPENREAMLLIEADGSPGQTVEAVQGIEKVLVEHGARDVHVARDADAAAGLWRARKAISPALYTYGPHKINEDIVVPRSRLPEMVEKIRELGEKTGLTMVSFGHAGDGNIHFNIMLDKNEPAQLLSARQAVDEIFDFTLALGGTISGEHGVGLAKAPYMQKEISDAALGLMKRIKAAFDPAGILNPGKMRL, from the coding sequence GTGAGCTATGCCTATGATGCCACCCGCAATGAGCATCTGCCCGAAGCTGTTGCATTTCCGAAAGATTCAGGCCAGGTGGCGGAAATCCTGAAACTGGCCACCGCCCACGGTTTTGCCGTCACCCCCCGGGGGGCGGGATCGGGTATGAGCGGCGGGGCCATTGCCGCCAGACAGGGCCTGGTGCTGGTCATGACCCGTTTCAACCGGATTGTTCGTATTGATGCAGACAATTTTATCGGGGTGGTCCAGCCCGGGGTGGTGACCGGAGAGTTTCAGCGGGCCGTGGCGGGTCACGGCCTGTTTTACCCCCCGGATCCCTCAAGTGCGGATTTTTCCACCCTGGGCGGCAATCTGGCGGAATGCGCCGGCGGTCCAAGGGCGGTGAAATACGGTGTGACCCGTGATTACGTGCTGGGCCTGGAGGTGGTGCTGCCCACCGGCGAGATCATCAAAACAGGGGTGCAAACCGTCAAGGGAGTGGTGGGCTATGACCTGACCCGCCTGATCGTGGGTTCAGAAGGAACCCTGGGGGTGATCACGGAGATGACCCTGCGCCTGCGGACGCAGCCCCAAACCGTTGAAACCCTGTCTGCCGGGTTTGTGAAAATGGCCGATGCCGCCCGGGCCGTGGCCGCCATACTGCAAAGCGGCATCGTACCCAGAGCCTTGGAGTACATGGACAAAAACGCCATTTTCTGTGTGAAAAATTATCTGGAAGGCGGGGTCCCTGAAAACCGCGAGGCCATGCTGCTCATTGAAGCCGACGGCAGCCCCGGACAAACCGTCGAAGCCGTCCAGGGGATTGAAAAGGTGCTGGTCGAGCACGGAGCCCGTGATGTCCATGTTGCCCGGGACGCGGATGCGGCCGCCGGTCTGTGGCGGGCCCGCAAGGCCATTTCTCCGGCCCTTTACACCTACGGGCCCCACAAGATCAATGAAGACATCGTGGTGCCCAGAAGCCGGCTGCCGGAAATGGTGGAGAAAATCCGCGAACTGGGGGAAAAAACCGGGCTGACAATGGTCAGCTTCGGCCATGCAGGTGACGGAAACATTCATTTCAACATCATGCTGGACAAAAACGAGCCAGCCCAGCTACTGTCCGCCCGACAGGCAGTGGATGAGATCTTTGATTTCACCCTGGCCCTGGGCGGGACCATCTCCGGGGAGCACGGTGTGGGTCTGGCCAAGGCGCCCTATATGCAAAAGGAAATTTCAGATGCTGCTCTTGGCCTGATGAAGCGGATCAAGGCCGCATTTGATCCTGCCGGAATTTTAAACCCCGGCAAGATGCGGCTTTAA
- the dnaB gene encoding replicative DNA helicase, whose translation MSSKDPSLQKLPPQSLEAEESIISAALLDNNILLDILDILRPEAFYKSAHQKIFSAITELFAEDQPVDLVTLAEHLRRSNELESIGGAAYLAKIVDTAPVPANAKHYAQIIQDRAVLRHLIRTASDIVEKCYSESGSTDDVIDYAEGALFDIADKKQKQNFYPISKIIESNIDALEARQGNKSLISGVPTGFQKLDQMTSGFQASDLIIMAARPGMGKTALALNMARYAAVEADTPVAMFSLEMSKEQLSMRLLCAEARIDSSRVRDGFFNDDDWYSLTNAAGVLSSAPIYIDDSPDLTSLDIKTKTRRLKREKGVGMIIIDYLQLMRPRKNFERRELEISEMSRTLKGLAKELNIPILALSQLNRRLEDRSDKRPQLSDLRESGALEQDADLVIFIYRDDVYNPDENNPNKNIAEIHLAKQRNGATGMCPLVFKGEYTRFENLAYGQYAPELEGT comes from the coding sequence ATGAGCAGCAAAGATCCGTCGCTTCAAAAGCTTCCGCCCCAGAGCCTCGAGGCTGAGGAATCCATTATCAGCGCTGCCCTGCTGGATAACAACATCCTGCTCGACATCCTTGATATCCTCAGACCCGAAGCTTTTTACAAAAGCGCGCACCAAAAAATTTTCTCCGCTATCACCGAACTGTTTGCCGAAGACCAGCCCGTGGACCTGGTTACCCTGGCCGAACATCTGAGGCGCTCCAACGAGCTCGAATCCATCGGCGGAGCCGCCTACCTGGCCAAAATCGTGGATACCGCGCCTGTGCCGGCCAATGCCAAGCACTACGCCCAGATTATCCAGGACCGTGCGGTACTGCGTCATTTGATCCGCACGGCAAGCGATATTGTTGAAAAATGCTACAGCGAGTCAGGCAGCACCGACGATGTCATTGATTACGCTGAAGGGGCCCTGTTTGATATTGCCGATAAAAAGCAGAAGCAAAATTTTTATCCCATCAGCAAAATCATTGAATCCAACATCGATGCATTGGAGGCCCGGCAGGGAAACAAGTCGCTGATCAGCGGGGTGCCCACGGGATTTCAAAAACTCGACCAGATGACATCGGGTTTCCAGGCTTCGGACCTGATCATCATGGCCGCCCGCCCGGGCATGGGAAAAACCGCCCTGGCCCTGAACATGGCCCGGTATGCGGCTGTGGAGGCCGATACCCCGGTTGCCATGTTTTCTCTGGAAATGTCAAAGGAACAGCTTTCCATGCGGCTTTTGTGCGCCGAGGCCCGCATTGACTCCTCCCGGGTGCGCGACGGGTTTTTCAATGATGACGACTGGTACAGCCTGACCAACGCGGCAGGCGTGCTCTCATCTGCGCCCATTTATATCGATGATTCCCCGGATCTGACATCCCTTGATATCAAAACCAAAACCCGCCGCCTGAAGCGGGAAAAGGGCGTGGGCATGATCATCATCGATTACCTGCAGCTCATGCGGCCGCGGAAAAACTTCGAGCGCCGGGAACTGGAAATTTCGGAAATGTCGAGAACCCTCAAGGGTCTGGCCAAGGAATTAAACATTCCCATTCTTGCCCTGTCCCAGCTCAATCGCCGCCTGGAGGATCGCAGCGACAAGCGCCCCCAGCTTTCCGACCTTCGCGAGTCCGGGGCCCTTGAACAAGACGCGGATCTGGTTATATTTATATACAGGGATGATGTCTATAACCCGGACGAAAACAATCCCAACAAAAACATTGCCGAAATTCACCTGGCCAAGCAGAGAAACGGGGCCACGGGCATGTGTCCGCTGGTGTTCAAGGGCGAATACACCCGGTTTGAAAACCTGGCCTACGGACAATACGCACCAGAATTGGAAGGGACGTAA
- the hflX gene encoding GTPase HflX, with protein MKNISGNTGGLKAGAVRRIENLYNHRIPPESVISPELAGEICSISAETRRQIGLLVARSGKIARVIVGDNQKILLPDTSEYRTPPGRLKGLRCIHTHLNDETLTRDDLTDLTLLRLDMMAAITATREGKPEQMHIAHILPSSEASQPHRILDPVDPMDPQVDCAGMIRAIEDELSQHQATREVTEGKERAVLVSVTTASRARAQASLTELRELARSSGIEVLDTIVQHRKKINPRFLMGTGKLEELTIHAMQTGATLIVFDQELNPSQMRSITDQIEFRVLDRTQLILDIFAQRAQSREGKIQVELAQLKYLLPRLVFKNTAMSRLTGGIGGRGPGETKLEINRRRVRDRITRLEKALGNVKKQRKQQKARRAKRGLPVISIIGYTNAGKSTLLNTLTHSQVLAESRLFATLDPSSRRLKFPKDTEVIITDTVGFIQDLPKELRVAFRATLEELENADLLLHVIDASNPDCLRQMQSVHGILQDLGLDRIPVLNVLNKQDRVDAGTMEVLAAKTNGIAITATKAQTLHPLIEKMEQVIAGEAPGPDFSWPSDEAAMEINPLLTDTGRVL; from the coding sequence ATGAAAAACATTTCAGGCAATACCGGCGGACTCAAGGCCGGCGCAGTCCGGCGGATTGAAAATCTGTACAACCACCGAATCCCGCCGGAATCGGTCATTTCCCCGGAGCTTGCCGGGGAAATCTGCAGCATCAGCGCTGAAACCCGCCGCCAGATCGGGCTGCTGGTGGCACGTTCCGGAAAAATCGCCCGGGTGATCGTGGGCGACAACCAGAAAATCCTGCTGCCGGATACCAGCGAATACCGAACCCCTCCGGGACGGCTCAAGGGGCTGCGCTGCATCCACACACACCTAAATGATGAAACCCTGACCCGCGACGACCTCACGGACCTGACACTTCTGCGGCTGGACATGATGGCGGCAATCACGGCAACGCGTGAGGGAAAGCCGGAGCAGATGCATATCGCCCATATTCTTCCGTCTTCTGAGGCCAGCCAGCCTCACCGGATCCTGGATCCGGTCGATCCCATGGATCCGCAGGTCGACTGTGCGGGAATGATCCGCGCGATCGAGGACGAACTGTCCCAGCACCAGGCCACCCGCGAGGTCACGGAAGGAAAGGAACGGGCGGTTCTGGTCAGCGTCACCACCGCATCCCGGGCCCGGGCACAGGCGTCTTTGACAGAACTGCGCGAACTTGCCCGCTCCAGCGGAATCGAGGTGTTAGACACCATTGTACAGCACCGCAAAAAGATCAATCCCAGGTTTCTGATGGGTACCGGAAAGCTCGAGGAACTGACCATCCACGCCATGCAGACCGGGGCCACCTTAATTGTTTTCGACCAGGAGTTAAATCCATCCCAGATGCGCTCGATCACCGACCAGATCGAATTTCGCGTCCTGGACCGCACACAGCTCATCCTGGACATTTTCGCCCAGCGGGCCCAGTCCAGGGAAGGAAAGATCCAGGTGGAACTGGCCCAGCTCAAATACCTGCTGCCAAGGCTGGTGTTTAAAAACACGGCCATGAGCCGGCTGACCGGCGGCATCGGCGGCCGGGGACCGGGGGAGACCAAACTGGAAATCAACCGGCGCCGGGTCCGGGACCGGATCACCCGGCTGGAAAAGGCCCTGGGAAACGTGAAAAAGCAGCGCAAGCAGCAAAAAGCCCGGCGTGCCAAGCGGGGCCTGCCGGTGATTTCCATTATCGGTTATACCAACGCAGGCAAATCCACCCTGCTCAACACCCTGACCCACAGCCAGGTGCTGGCGGAAAGCCGGCTTTTTGCCACCCTGGATCCGTCAAGCCGACGGCTGAAATTTCCCAAAGACACCGAGGTGATCATCACGGACACGGTGGGCTTTATCCAGGATCTGCCAAAAGAACTGCGCGTGGCCTTCCGGGCCACACTGGAGGAACTGGAAAACGCGGATCTGCTGTTGCACGTTATTGATGCATCCAATCCCGACTGCCTCCGGCAGATGCAATCCGTGCACGGCATCCTTCAGGACCTTGGCCTGGACCGGATCCCGGTGCTCAATGTTTTAAACAAGCAGGACCGGGTGGATGCCGGCACCATGGAGGTGCTTGCAGCAAAAACCAACGGCATTGCCATTACCGCAACAAAGGCCCAAACCCTGCACCCGCTCATTGAAAAAATGGAGCAGGTCATTGCCGGAGAGGCGCCAGGACCAGATTTTTCGTGGCCGTCGGATGAAGCGGCCATGGAAATAAATCCCCTGTTGACGGATACCGGCCGGGTGCTTTAA
- the dnaA gene encoding chromosomal replication initiator protein DnaA, whose product MKTVWKNVKTAIKDQISPSLYRLWIEPIQYVEAQDDTMILACPNFFIKKRIVANYTELINHELSRKNGRPVTFSLQVNGPGQNQDQNPDPHHNGDNGPKSVFGAGRGKNRGQQLALPGIAAQPMNGRILRKDYTFDHFVVGHNCNLAYQATMELASGKSANVNAVFLLSGTGMGKSHLSQAVGHKILSVSPGERVYYMSAEDFTNEMVHAIKSNALDTFKKRYRDGCDVLLLEEIHMLSGRTRTQTELALVLDHLYESGKKLIFSSCASPSEIPRMSDHLISRLGQSMMTAIDAPDFKTRLRILRAKARCRGIELPGQVAEYMAGELVDNVRQLENGLIGVASRSCLMGDQIDLDLAEQVVKNIVTRKKSITIDSISRLVSREFGVPLKDMISRSRKKSVVRTRQVAIFLARRHTSQPLQSIGRKFNRKHATVIHSINSVEKELKLKGELFRQVQIIEKKLESGSD is encoded by the coding sequence ATGAAAACCGTGTGGAAGAATGTTAAAACCGCTATAAAGGACCAGATTTCTCCGAGCCTGTATCGCCTCTGGATTGAGCCGATTCAGTATGTAGAGGCACAAGACGACACCATGATTCTGGCCTGCCCCAATTTCTTTATCAAGAAAAGAATCGTGGCCAATTACACGGAGTTGATCAATCATGAACTGAGCCGGAAAAACGGCCGGCCGGTTACATTTTCCCTGCAGGTAAACGGTCCGGGCCAGAATCAGGACCAGAATCCGGATCCGCATCATAACGGTGACAATGGTCCGAAATCCGTTTTTGGCGCAGGCCGGGGCAAAAACCGGGGTCAACAGCTGGCCCTGCCCGGTATTGCCGCTCAGCCCATGAACGGCCGGATACTGCGCAAGGATTATACCTTTGATCATTTTGTGGTGGGCCACAATTGTAACCTGGCCTACCAGGCCACCATGGAGCTGGCATCCGGCAAAAGCGCAAACGTCAATGCTGTGTTTCTTCTGTCGGGCACGGGCATGGGCAAAAGTCATTTGTCCCAGGCCGTGGGACACAAGATTTTGTCGGTTTCCCCGGGGGAGCGCGTCTATTACATGAGTGCCGAGGATTTTACCAATGAAATGGTGCACGCCATTAAGAGCAACGCATTGGACACCTTCAAGAAACGCTACCGGGACGGCTGTGACGTTTTGCTGCTCGAGGAAATCCACATGCTTTCGGGCCGCACCCGCACGCAGACGGAGCTGGCCCTGGTACTGGATCACCTGTATGAGTCCGGCAAGAAGCTCATATTTTCAAGCTGCGCAAGCCCGTCAGAGATTCCCAGAATGAGCGATCATCTTATCTCCCGGCTGGGCCAGAGCATGATGACGGCAATCGACGCCCCGGATTTCAAAACCCGGCTCCGGATTTTGCGGGCAAAGGCCCGCTGCCGGGGTATTGAACTGCCCGGGCAGGTGGCTGAATACATGGCCGGCGAGCTGGTGGACAACGTGCGGCAGCTGGAAAATGGCTTGATCGGCGTGGCCTCCCGCAGCTGCCTGATGGGCGATCAAATCGATCTTGATTTGGCCGAGCAGGTGGTCAAAAATATTGTCACCCGCAAAAAAAGCATTACCATTGATTCCATTTCCCGGCTTGTGAGCCGGGAATTCGGCGTTCCCCTAAAGGACATGATTTCCAGGTCCAGGAAAAAATCCGTGGTGCGGACCCGGCAGGTGGCCATTTTCCTGGCCCGCAGACATACAAGCCAGCCTTTGCAGTCCATTGGCAGAAAGTTTAACCGGAAGCATGCCACGGTGATCCATTCCATCAACTCGGTGGAAAAGGAACTCAAGCTCAAGGGCGAGCTGTTCCGACAGGTGCAGATCATCGAGAAAAAACTGGAGTCCGGAAGCGATTAA
- a CDS encoding inositol monophosphatase family protein, whose translation MDLNLIKNTAVGAAYKSGEILRSHLGNFGEVSKKGPKDLVTAADIASEKQIIKSIQSRFADHKILAEESSAQNTGTDGHTWIIDPLDGTTNFAHQVPVFSVSIAFAENGQLRAGVVLNPMTGELFTAVQGQGAQLNGRAISVSDCRQVSESLLVTGFPYDIKENPGPYMDKFARCLSAAIGVRRLGSAALDLCFVACGRFEGFWEQGLKPWDTAAGTLIAREAGARVTDFSGTAYDIDKKELLATNGHIHEDLRSLLT comes from the coding sequence ATGGATTTGAACCTGATTAAAAATACGGCTGTGGGGGCGGCCTACAAAAGCGGAGAGATCCTGCGCAGCCATCTGGGCAATTTCGGAGAGGTCAGCAAGAAAGGTCCCAAAGATCTGGTTACGGCCGCAGACATTGCCTCTGAAAAACAGATCATAAAAAGCATCCAAAGCCGTTTTGCCGATCACAAAATCCTGGCGGAGGAAAGCAGTGCCCAAAACACTGGCACTGACGGCCATACCTGGATCATTGACCCCTTGGACGGTACCACCAATTTTGCCCACCAGGTGCCGGTTTTCTCTGTTTCCATTGCATTTGCCGAAAACGGACAGCTCAGGGCCGGGGTGGTATTAAACCCTATGACCGGAGAATTGTTTACGGCCGTGCAGGGTCAAGGCGCACAATTAAACGGCCGGGCCATAAGCGTTTCAGACTGCCGCCAGGTTTCCGAGAGTCTTTTGGTGACGGGTTTTCCCTATGACATCAAGGAAAACCCCGGACCGTACATGGATAAATTTGCCAGATGCCTTTCGGCCGCCATTGGCGTGCGAAGGCTCGGATCAGCGGCACTGGACCTGTGCTTTGTGGCCTGCGGAAGGTTTGAGGGCTTCTGGGAGCAGGGATTAAAGCCCTGGGACACGGCCGCCGGAACCCTTATCGCCCGGGAAGCCGGTGCCCGGGTTACGGACTTTTCAGGAACGGCCTATGATATCGACAAAAAGGAACTTCTGGCCACAAATGGCCATATTCACGAAGATTTGCGTTCATTGTTAACGTAA